A genomic segment from Pyrodictium occultum encodes:
- a CDS encoding MBL fold metallo-hydrolase, with product MLTSPGSVQEARVTFLAEDTAGSFLATKRNILGQHGLSALIEVESSEGKRYKVLFDTGQYAEAIIHNARLLGVSLEDVDAIVLSHNHYDHTGGLIGVLEKIGRRVPVVVHPDVFKPSIYVGGGQGLMDLGPGWSRGEAERAGAIFVETRRPLEVVPGVYYLGEVEREREDLAPGLPGAYTIVDGELVPHSLRDDTGVAIRIEGYGLVVVSGCGHSGITNIAVHASRALKDDVKAVMGGFHLYAAERGTIDEIAGMLRKIGVEEVYPGHCTGLRAESRLAEVYGDRFHRITAGYTAVFRSPG from the coding sequence GTGTTAACCTCGCCGGGCTCGGTCCAGGAAGCCCGCGTAACTTTTCTCGCGGAGGATACTGCAGGCTCCTTCCTAGCAACAAAGCGCAACATACTGGGCCAGCACGGGCTTTCAGCCCTTATAGAGGTAGAGAGCAGCGAGGGGAAGCGCTATAAAGTTCTATTCGATACGGGCCAGTATGCTGAAGCAATCATTCATAACGCCAGGCTTCTCGGCGTTAGCCTCGAAGACGTTGATGCCATAGTGCTTTCGCATAACCACTACGACCATACTGGCGGGCTTATAGGCGTGCTGGAGAAGATAGGGCGTCGAGTGCCGGTGGTTGTTCATCCTGACGTGTTCAAGCCCTCAATCTACGTTGGCGGGGGGCAGGGCCTCATGGATCTCGGGCCGGGCTGGAGCAGGGGGGAGGCCGAGAGAGCCGGTGCTATATTCGTTGAGACGCGGAGGCCTCTCGAGGTGGTGCCGGGGGTCTACTACCTGGGGGAGGTGGAGAGGGAGAGGGAGGACCTGGCCCCAGGCCTCCCGGGCGCCTATACCATTGTAGACGGTGAGCTCGTACCTCATAGCTTGAGGGACGACACAGGTGTTGCGATAAGGATTGAGGGCTATGGCCTCGTGGTTGTTAGTGGCTGTGGGCACTCGGGTATAACCAATATAGCTGTACATGCCTCCCGCGCCCTAAAAGACGATGTTAAGGCTGTAATGGGCGGCTTCCACCTCTACGCGGCCGAGCGGGGCACCATAGATGAGATAGCCGGCATGCTCCGCAAAATCGGTGTAGAGGAGGTTTACCCGGGTCACTGTACGGGCTTGAGAGCTGAGAGCAGGCTGGCGGAGGTCTATGGGGATAGGTTCCACCGGATCACAGCAGGCTATACAGCAGTGTTCCGGAGCCCAGGGTAG
- a CDS encoding tRNA (guanine(10)-N(2))-dimethyltransferase translates to MVALHELPYPTKRIREGGVEILIPDPNAYRRSDGVYEPAWAPVFYNPRMGFNRDIAVILAAAYRELAGLEKLVVVEPLAGSGVRALRYAVEAGAYVYAADIDPDAVHLARINIDINGVTDRVKIERADANEFMAKLRRSGVKPSIVDLDPFGSPAPFIDVAIQSIGVRGVLAATATDTAPLSGAHSRALRRRYDVKPARTAWEKEQAVRILAGYIIRRAASHEYGARILLAYYADYYVRVYAELRRGAGRADDSLSSLGYGAYCPYCGYTGYIQQPDTRCPYCSAPLQATGPLYTGPLCDPRLVQLMRRIAEERRHTLSDYERVAKLLSRLGEECSIVKPYYRLDRLCSLLRMNMPKPAKVVEALRYKGYRATLTHFDPRGFRTDAPHPVVVNTLVEMRASGTRQA, encoded by the coding sequence ATGGTGGCGCTGCATGAGCTACCCTACCCTACTAAGAGGATACGAGAAGGCGGTGTAGAGATCCTGATCCCCGACCCCAATGCATACCGCCGCAGCGATGGCGTTTACGAGCCCGCCTGGGCCCCGGTCTTCTACAATCCCCGTATGGGGTTCAACCGTGACATAGCGGTTATCCTCGCAGCAGCCTACCGGGAGCTGGCTGGCCTCGAGAAGCTAGTTGTCGTCGAGCCTCTCGCAGGGAGCGGTGTGAGGGCTCTGCGCTACGCAGTGGAGGCGGGCGCCTACGTCTACGCTGCCGATATAGATCCGGACGCGGTCCACCTGGCGAGGATAAATATTGATATCAATGGCGTGACGGACCGCGTGAAGATTGAGAGAGCAGATGCCAACGAGTTCATGGCCAAGCTCCGGAGGAGCGGGGTAAAGCCCAGCATAGTAGACCTAGACCCCTTCGGCAGCCCTGCCCCCTTCATAGACGTCGCGATACAGTCTATCGGCGTTAGAGGAGTCCTGGCTGCGACAGCCACCGACACAGCACCCCTCTCCGGCGCCCATTCCAGGGCACTCCGCAGGAGATACGACGTAAAGCCCGCCAGGACCGCCTGGGAGAAGGAGCAAGCTGTGAGAATACTGGCAGGCTACATAATCAGGAGGGCAGCGAGCCACGAGTATGGCGCAAGAATCCTCCTAGCCTACTACGCCGACTACTACGTACGAGTCTACGCCGAGCTTCGGCGCGGAGCGGGCAGGGCCGACGATAGCCTCTCAAGCCTGGGCTATGGCGCCTACTGCCCCTACTGCGGCTACACGGGCTACATACAGCAGCCGGACACCCGCTGCCCCTACTGCAGCGCCCCGCTCCAGGCCACCGGCCCCCTCTACACCGGCCCCCTCTGCGACCCGAGGCTGGTCCAGCTCATGAGAAGGATTGCAGAGGAGAGGAGGCACACACTCTCGGACTACGAGCGCGTTGCCAAGCTTCTCAGCCGGCTAGGAGAGGAGTGCAGCATTGTGAAGCCCTACTACAGGCTGGACCGCCTATGCAGCCTGCTCCGCATGAACATGCCCAAGCCTGCTAAAGTGGTTGAAGCCCTCCGGTACAAGGGCTACCGAGCCACGCTCACACACTTCGACCCGCGGGGCTTCAGGACGGATGCTCCACACCCGGTGGTCGTGAACACGCTTGTTGAGATGAGGGCCAGCGGGACCCGCCAGGCATAA
- a CDS encoding methionine synthase: MSYELPKALVTTVVGSYPKLPEAEQAIQRRKRGLISEEEFHELVKPAIKAVVMDQIEAGVDVISDGEQAREDMVVYFAERIEGYQSGDWVRIFDNVYFRKPIVASRLGYKGPMAVADWEYARSIAEGRPVKAILTGPYTMVDWSFDLAYGDRRELVLEMARVLRREIEEFARRGAEFIQVDEPALSTRPYREEAELLREALEIMFKGVSAKKIVHICFGRIERILPYALEFPVDQLDLEFKNSNFRLLPHLKEYGFDKELGYGVIDVHSTRVETVEEIKNDIYRLLKMDILPPEKIYVDPDCGLKRLPREIAKAKLRNMVEAARQVRRELGYE; encoded by the coding sequence ATGAGCTACGAGCTTCCCAAGGCTCTTGTAACGACGGTCGTAGGCAGCTATCCCAAGCTGCCCGAGGCGGAGCAGGCCATACAGAGGAGGAAGCGCGGGCTCATAAGCGAGGAGGAGTTCCATGAGCTCGTAAAGCCTGCTATAAAGGCGGTGGTTATGGACCAGATAGAGGCCGGCGTAGATGTAATCAGCGACGGCGAGCAGGCCCGCGAGGACATGGTTGTATACTTCGCCGAGCGCATTGAGGGCTACCAGAGCGGCGACTGGGTGAGGATATTCGATAACGTGTACTTCCGGAAGCCGATAGTAGCCTCCAGGCTCGGCTACAAGGGGCCCATGGCGGTCGCTGACTGGGAGTACGCTAGGAGTATAGCAGAGGGCAGGCCGGTGAAGGCCATACTGACAGGCCCCTACACCATGGTTGACTGGAGCTTTGACCTAGCCTACGGCGATCGCCGCGAGCTAGTGCTCGAGATGGCTAGGGTGCTGCGCCGCGAGATAGAGGAGTTCGCGCGCCGCGGCGCCGAGTTCATACAGGTCGATGAGCCCGCTCTCTCTACAAGGCCCTACCGCGAGGAGGCCGAGCTGCTCAGGGAAGCGCTCGAGATAATGTTCAAGGGTGTAAGTGCGAAGAAGATAGTACACATATGCTTCGGGAGGATAGAGAGGATACTCCCCTACGCCCTCGAGTTCCCTGTAGACCAGCTTGACCTGGAGTTTAAGAACAGTAACTTCCGGCTGCTCCCCCACCTTAAGGAGTATGGCTTTGACAAGGAACTCGGCTACGGCGTCATAGACGTGCATAGCACCCGGGTGGAGACGGTGGAGGAGATAAAGAATGATATATACAGGCTGCTAAAGATGGACATACTGCCTCCCGAGAAGATATACGTAGACCCCGACTGCGGGCTCAAGAGGCTCCCGAGGGAGATAGCAAAAGCAAAGCTCCGCAACATGGTTGAAGCCGCCAGGCAGGTCCGCCGCGAGCTGGGCTACGAGTAG
- a CDS encoding 50S ribosomal protein L38e, which translates to MPVELKSKEEFLKVVERASECRVKLGYRRVETGEGAKRIKVLKVKARTPSYLYTLVFNNIDEGVEFVKSIKGRCKSLRVLDPEMEDRLK; encoded by the coding sequence ATGCCCGTCGAGCTAAAGAGCAAGGAGGAATTCCTCAAGGTTGTCGAGAGGGCTAGCGAGTGCCGTGTCAAGCTTGGATACCGGAGGGTTGAAACAGGGGAAGGGGCCAAGAGGATAAAGGTGCTGAAGGTTAAGGCCAGGACCCCCAGCTATCTCTACACCCTGGTGTTCAACAATATTGACGAGGGTGTAGAGTTCGTTAAGTCGATAAAGGGCAGGTGCAAGAGCCTCCGGGTTCTCGACCCTGAGATGGAGGATAGGCTTAAGTGA
- a CDS encoding PUA domain-containing protein: MILRPATREEVLRLRGIADYQFGYPAGDLLIPDDAVVGVSPGTRRIREVYGEEGLLAVLRAHDYLFSLSPRGARRLLSLPEPRLRAWVSPDAMGELRKSIPCRAVRRLDTSLLAGDEVIVLDERGVLLGVGRLRLSPEEILEEECWGEAIRVRKFAEKAVSPGQREVQPG, translated from the coding sequence ATGATACTTAGGCCGGCCACGAGGGAGGAGGTTCTAAGGCTAAGGGGGATAGCGGATTACCAGTTCGGCTACCCTGCCGGCGACCTCCTCATACCCGATGACGCTGTCGTGGGGGTCTCGCCGGGGACGCGGAGAATAAGGGAGGTGTACGGCGAGGAAGGGCTTCTAGCGGTGCTGCGGGCCCACGACTATCTTTTCTCCCTGTCGCCGAGGGGTGCGCGCCGGCTGCTATCGCTGCCTGAGCCCCGGCTGCGGGCATGGGTTTCCCCGGACGCCATGGGCGAGCTTCGGAAGAGTATACCGTGCAGGGCGGTAAGGAGGCTGGATACAAGCCTCCTCGCAGGGGATGAGGTTATAGTTCTGGATGAGCGTGGAGTGCTGCTCGGCGTGGGTAGGCTCCGCCTCTCCCCCGAGGAGATTCTGGAGGAAGAGTGCTGGGGAGAGGCTATCCGTGTACGTAAATTTGCTGAGAAGGCTGTATCCCCTGGGCAGCGGGAGGTGCAGCCAGGGTGA
- a CDS encoding proteasome assembly chaperone family protein: MSRYNVHRFRTIRVAYAEDVRGSDLFITGFKGYGAVGYIATLHLADTADCREAGYVITKYMPEAVTPSSRGVVGPFTLYYCENSGKRITLLVNHDIPVVQERSRFAEAIVDFLQAAEVKEAVLIGGFDSRFRQGEEKLRWVATSAYSRGLEEPRMDKGLYVVGPLALLLFYAEVRSYPTLAVLPYTEAARPDPRAAAVAIEKINELYGLSFGVEELLEQAKKIEEMITMMEQQQREMMTPPSSERAYM; this comes from the coding sequence GTGAGCAGGTATAACGTTCACAGGTTTCGGACTATCCGCGTAGCGTACGCCGAGGATGTGAGGGGCTCCGATCTCTTTATCACAGGGTTCAAGGGCTATGGGGCTGTAGGCTATATAGCTACGCTTCATCTTGCCGACACGGCTGACTGCAGGGAAGCTGGCTATGTAATAACAAAGTATATGCCCGAAGCCGTTACCCCCAGCTCGCGTGGCGTTGTTGGCCCTTTCACGCTCTACTACTGCGAGAACTCTGGGAAGCGCATAACGCTGCTCGTCAACCATGATATACCGGTTGTCCAGGAGAGGAGCAGGTTCGCCGAGGCTATAGTGGACTTCCTACAGGCCGCCGAGGTTAAGGAGGCTGTTCTCATAGGCGGGTTTGACTCCAGGTTCAGGCAGGGCGAGGAGAAGCTACGCTGGGTGGCTACCTCCGCCTATAGCCGTGGGCTTGAGGAGCCCCGTATGGATAAAGGCCTCTACGTGGTTGGGCCTCTGGCCCTTCTGCTCTTCTATGCAGAGGTGAGGAGCTATCCGACGCTGGCCGTGCTCCCCTACACGGAGGCGGCTAGGCCGGATCCTAGGGCAGCCGCTGTGGCCATTGAGAAGATAAACGAGCTTTACGGGCTGAGCTTCGGCGTTGAGGAGCTGCTGGAGCAGGCAAAGAAGATAGAGGAGATGATTACTATGATGGAGCAGCAGCAGAGGGAGATGATGACGCCGCCCAGCAGCGAACGGGCTTACATGTAG
- the tgtA gene encoding tRNA guanosine(15) transglycosylase TgtA, with product MTRIGVFEVKDKDLAGRIGRLYTPHGVLETPALLPVIDIARQEVPLKDIESMGFNAVITNAYLLWKRMRSRALEQGVHGILNFNGIVMTDSGAYQILQYGRVDIDPREVVEFQKGIGSDIAVILDVPTGNAGDPVQARYSVEETLRRAREALEHIDDERIWTLPVQGGPFRELLEKSARESAKLPRYRLYALGSPTVLLERYDYSTLVEMVFTARRYLPRSKPLHLFGAGHPMIIPFAVALGVDMFDSASYILYARDGRYMTLSRTYRLEELDYFPCSCPVCSKYTPQELREMPKQERTRLLALHNLYVLKTAINEVKTAIKEGRLWELLEEKSRAHPSLAKAFSKLAQYSNYLARLTPRAKGSQAKGIFLYGNESLHHPKLVIHRERVVNYYKPRKGKALLIPVDPSEKPFTHSRIYRMAVRGLDRGYHVVGYSPYIGVIPEELAETYPLSQYEMNDSQYSDVVERTVGYVTEYFKRHIDTYSEVIVIEYSELPWSTRLAHRIAQMLRELGLRVELRRIDHLGED from the coding sequence TTGACCCGGATAGGCGTATTCGAGGTAAAGGATAAGGATCTTGCAGGGAGAATAGGGAGGCTCTACACCCCACACGGGGTCCTCGAGACCCCCGCGCTACTCCCAGTCATAGATATAGCTAGGCAGGAGGTCCCACTAAAGGATATAGAGTCGATGGGCTTCAATGCGGTAATAACCAATGCCTACCTGCTGTGGAAGAGGATGAGAAGCAGGGCGCTCGAGCAAGGCGTACACGGCATACTCAATTTCAATGGCATAGTTATGACTGACTCGGGAGCCTACCAGATACTCCAGTACGGCAGAGTCGACATAGATCCGCGCGAGGTGGTAGAGTTCCAGAAGGGCATAGGCAGCGATATAGCAGTGATCCTGGACGTGCCTACCGGCAACGCTGGGGACCCCGTCCAGGCCCGCTATAGTGTTGAGGAGACGCTACGCCGGGCTCGTGAAGCCCTAGAGCACATAGATGACGAGAGAATATGGACCCTACCGGTGCAGGGTGGACCCTTCCGGGAGCTTCTGGAGAAGAGCGCCAGGGAGTCGGCAAAGCTACCACGCTACCGCCTCTACGCCCTTGGAAGCCCCACAGTCCTCCTAGAGCGCTACGATTACTCCACGCTTGTGGAAATGGTGTTTACCGCGAGACGCTATCTTCCAAGAAGCAAGCCTCTCCACCTCTTCGGCGCGGGGCACCCCATGATAATTCCCTTCGCCGTGGCCCTTGGCGTGGACATGTTTGATTCAGCCTCATACATCCTATATGCAAGGGACGGCAGATACATGACCCTCAGCAGAACCTATAGGCTGGAGGAGCTAGACTACTTCCCCTGCAGCTGTCCAGTCTGCAGCAAATACACGCCACAGGAGCTAAGGGAGATGCCAAAGCAGGAGAGAACAAGGCTCCTGGCACTCCACAACCTCTACGTGCTTAAAACAGCCATAAACGAGGTAAAAACAGCCATAAAGGAAGGGAGGCTCTGGGAGCTCCTCGAGGAGAAGAGCAGAGCCCACCCATCCCTGGCCAAGGCCTTCAGCAAGCTCGCACAGTACAGCAACTATTTAGCCAGGCTGACGCCACGAGCCAAGGGCTCGCAGGCCAAGGGGATATTCCTCTACGGTAACGAGAGCCTCCACCATCCCAAGCTGGTAATCCACCGCGAGAGAGTCGTCAACTACTACAAGCCCAGGAAGGGGAAGGCCCTGCTAATCCCGGTTGACCCCTCGGAGAAGCCCTTCACGCACTCAAGGATATACAGGATGGCGGTCCGCGGGCTCGACCGTGGCTATCACGTGGTGGGTTATAGCCCCTATATAGGGGTGATTCCAGAGGAGCTCGCGGAGACTTACCCCCTCTCCCAGTACGAGATGAATGATTCTCAATACAGCGACGTCGTAGAGCGGACAGTAGGCTATGTTACAGAGTACTTCAAAAGGCATATAGATACCTATAGTGAAGTTATAGTGATAGAATACTCGGAGCTGCCCTGGAGCACCAGGCTAGCTCATCGCATAGCCCAAATGCTCCGAGAGCTGGGGCTACGTGTGGAGCTAAGGAGAATCGACCACCTCGGAGAAGATTAG
- a CDS encoding Lsm family RNA-binding protein: MASAIAPAAARRLVAELNNLLGKRVEVVLMDGRKYKGTLLGFDHPEMNLVLGDVEAGETRIPRLFIMGRVVAEIRAYETTMFDPREFANYVARRLGLRPDAIKVFQDAGVVVIYNSIRVTANGVEGAGPLAAKVSYVLREYIEAKKRGEELR, from the coding sequence ATGGCCTCAGCAATCGCCCCGGCTGCGGCGAGACGCCTAGTCGCAGAGCTGAACAATCTTCTGGGAAAGCGCGTCGAAGTAGTCCTAATGGATGGACGTAAGTACAAGGGAACCCTTCTCGGCTTCGACCACCCCGAGATGAACCTGGTCCTCGGCGACGTGGAGGCGGGAGAGACAAGGATACCCAGGCTCTTCATAATGGGCAGAGTTGTGGCCGAGATTAGGGCCTATGAAACAACCATGTTTGACCCGCGGGAATTCGCCAACTACGTCGCAAGGAGACTAGGACTGCGCCCTGATGCGATAAAGGTGTTCCAGGACGCCGGTGTCGTGGTAATATACAACAGTATAAGGGTCACAGCCAACGGCGTTGAGGGCGCGGGGCCCCTCGCGGCCAAGGTAAGCTACGTGCTAAGAGAGTATATTGAGGCGAAGAAGAGGGGAGAAGAGCTCCGTTGA
- a CDS encoding DNA-directed RNA polymerase subunit G yields the protein MIAQFRGRVESVERELIPRMFLARIKSLDGVYEVEMDIHRDLVVYEPGTEVEVTVSRELPAYKDGEDLVGRGTVVSMKDEGGRKAVLISLGGLLFILRSSKELDVKPTEKLYVKVSKL from the coding sequence GTGATAGCACAGTTCCGGGGAAGGGTTGAGTCTGTTGAGCGGGAGCTTATCCCGCGAATGTTCTTGGCCCGTATTAAGAGCCTTGACGGCGTCTATGAGGTTGAAATGGATATACATAGAGACCTTGTGGTCTACGAGCCTGGCACGGAGGTGGAGGTAACCGTTTCGAGAGAGCTGCCAGCCTATAAGGATGGAGAGGACCTCGTGGGGAGGGGCACTGTTGTCTCGATGAAGGATGAGGGCGGGCGCAAAGCAGTCCTCATATCACTAGGGGGGCTCCTCTTCATACTTAGGTCCTCAAAGGAATTAGACGTGAAGCCGACTGAGAAGCTCTATGTTAAGGTTTCCAAGCTCTAG
- a CDS encoding MBL fold metallo-hydrolase, with the protein MGKPVIRVLGGGKEVGRMSILVRRNSGDKRGILLDAGVNFDDEDRPVFAATYPPKYIDAIILSHAHLDHIGTAPMYFISGNPRVYATRPTIQMAKLMLEDFLKLNGYYSPYEHREVQTLLEAAEYIRYGQRVDIDGVEASAYSAGHIPGSTFVVLDIDGVRIGFTGDINTIETKLMKPPQLDAIGRIDVLITEATYGASLHPPRERAEKRLLSIVEEVVDRGGTVLIPSFSIARGQEMMMILAEHDPGVPVYVDGMIRKVTEIFLENSEYINNLHLLRKAYEEFNIVKGWRDRNRAWRQPSVIIASAGMLKGGPSLYYLKRIGGNPRNAVVLVSFQAPGSNGRRIVEEGLMPGSEEPVRARVEWLDFSSHADYKGLLEVVKATKPRMVVIVHSEEDVAKEYAKHVMDTGIPEKIVIGENNSDIAVDA; encoded by the coding sequence TTGGGTAAACCTGTGATCAGAGTACTAGGTGGAGGCAAGGAAGTCGGCAGAATGTCAATACTCGTGAGGAGAAACAGTGGGGATAAGAGAGGCATACTACTTGATGCGGGAGTCAACTTTGATGACGAGGATAGGCCGGTATTCGCAGCCACCTATCCGCCAAAGTACATTGACGCCATTATACTCAGCCACGCCCACCTAGACCATATAGGCACTGCGCCGATGTACTTCATCTCCGGCAATCCACGGGTCTATGCTACGCGCCCAACGATCCAGATGGCGAAGCTCATGCTAGAAGACTTCCTCAAGCTTAACGGCTACTACTCGCCCTATGAGCACCGTGAGGTGCAAACGCTCCTCGAGGCGGCAGAATACATAAGGTACGGCCAACGTGTCGATATAGATGGTGTCGAGGCTTCAGCCTACTCGGCGGGCCATATACCGGGCAGCACCTTTGTTGTGCTCGATATAGATGGTGTCAGGATAGGGTTCACGGGAGACATAAACACTATCGAGACGAAGCTGATGAAGCCTCCGCAGCTCGACGCCATAGGGAGAATTGACGTATTAATAACCGAGGCGACTTACGGAGCCTCCCTTCACCCGCCGAGGGAGAGGGCGGAGAAGCGCCTACTCTCAATAGTAGAGGAGGTTGTAGACCGCGGCGGTACCGTGCTGATACCATCGTTCAGCATAGCTAGAGGCCAAGAGATGATGATGATCCTCGCCGAGCACGATCCCGGAGTGCCTGTGTACGTTGACGGTATGATAAGAAAGGTGACAGAGATATTCCTGGAGAATAGCGAGTACATTAACAACCTACATCTCCTCCGCAAGGCCTACGAGGAGTTCAATATAGTAAAGGGCTGGCGTGATCGTAATAGGGCTTGGAGGCAGCCCAGCGTAATAATAGCGTCGGCAGGCATGCTTAAGGGGGGACCAAGCCTCTACTATCTAAAACGTATAGGCGGAAACCCCAGGAACGCAGTAGTCCTAGTTAGCTTCCAGGCGCCAGGGTCCAATGGCCGTAGGATAGTGGAGGAGGGACTTATGCCAGGAAGCGAGGAGCCTGTAAGAGCCAGGGTTGAATGGCTAGACTTCAGTAGCCATGCTGACTACAAGGGGCTGCTGGAGGTTGTGAAGGCTACCAAGCCTAGAATGGTGGTTATAGTGCACAGCGAGGAGGACGTGGCTAAAGAGTATGCGAAACACGTAATGGATACGGGGATACCTGAAAAGATCGTAATAGGAGAGAATAATAGTGATATAGCGGTGGATGCCTAG
- a CDS encoding nascent polypeptide-associated complex protein: protein MLRFNPNELKKQLKRLGLKNVDIETLEAEEIVIRKREGRELVLITPQALVVKMPGGALMLQAFAQQVEEREAGLETVGAEVSEEDVRLVAEQTGVSLEEARKALEEAEGDIAAAIMLIEERKRAGEGR from the coding sequence TTGCTTAGGTTCAACCCGAATGAGCTTAAGAAGCAGCTCAAGAGGCTTGGACTGAAGAATGTTGACATAGAGACCCTTGAGGCTGAGGAGATTGTTATAAGGAAGCGTGAGGGCAGAGAGCTGGTCCTCATAACCCCCCAGGCCCTAGTGGTTAAGATGCCCGGCGGGGCTCTCATGCTGCAGGCCTTTGCCCAGCAGGTCGAGGAGAGGGAGGCAGGGCTGGAGACCGTGGGAGCAGAAGTTAGCGAGGAGGACGTAAGGCTGGTGGCGGAGCAGACTGGGGTAAGCCTCGAGGAGGCCAGAAAGGCGTTAGAGGAAGCCGAGGGCGACATAGCAGCGGCAATAATGCTTATCGAGGAGAGGAAGCGAGCTGGCGAAGGCCGCTGA
- a CDS encoding helix-turn-helix domain-containing protein translates to MVEPSWPPRVVLEKIARHIAGEIVMSESPGSVLRKWREIFAASQLDVARHMGVTPSVVSDYEKGRRTPGSQFIRRFVEALLEIDSERGWSVVSHLAKMLQLNYLGAVIDMREFESGVELEKVVTSVKGFPVNSYLLNERIYGYTVVDSLRAIMSLSGSEFLHLLGSTTQRVIVFTRVTTGRSPMIALRVSTIKPAAIVLHGPRKLDYLALWMAESERVPVILSLAKSVDELVSGLRQLASSPR, encoded by the coding sequence ATGGTCGAGCCCTCCTGGCCCCCGCGTGTGGTGCTCGAGAAGATAGCTAGGCATATCGCTGGAGAGATTGTCATGAGTGAAAGTCCTGGCAGCGTGCTCAGGAAGTGGAGAGAGATATTCGCCGCCAGCCAGCTTGACGTGGCAAGACACATGGGCGTCACCCCCAGCGTTGTAAGCGACTATGAGAAGGGCCGTAGGACGCCTGGCTCTCAGTTTATACGGAGGTTCGTTGAGGCGCTGCTGGAGATCGATAGCGAGCGTGGATGGAGCGTTGTCTCCCACCTGGCTAAAATGCTTCAGCTAAACTACCTTGGAGCCGTCATAGATATGCGCGAGTTTGAGAGCGGCGTTGAGCTGGAAAAGGTGGTTACTAGCGTGAAGGGGTTCCCCGTAAACTCATACCTGTTGAACGAGCGTATATACGGCTACACTGTTGTGGACAGCCTCAGGGCCATAATGAGTCTTAGCGGGAGCGAGTTCCTTCACCTGCTGGGCTCTACTACGCAGCGCGTGATAGTCTTCACTAGGGTCACCACGGGCAGGAGTCCGATGATAGCTCTACGAGTATCAACGATTAAGCCGGCAGCCATAGTGCTGCATGGGCCGCGTAAGCTGGACTACCTGGCCCTCTGGATGGCTGAGAGCGAGAGGGTCCCAGTGATACTAAGCCTGGCGAAGAGCGTCGACGAGCTCGTCAGCGGCCTTCGCCAGCTCGCTTCCTCTCCTCGATAA
- a CDS encoding haloacid dehalogenase — protein MSGAGVPRLAEIRVDELAQRFRGIISEIDAVLSRREEARDSLIKTGRDIIKMSGWAINALHRGLVDEARGYIEDMDRIVKEFLKLARSDSFLLESGFVYNVLAEYVEARVFYSIVVEGKIPSHHDLGVGEVPYLQGLGDVLGELRRLALDLMRSDRLEEAEVVLDLMEALYYEMRALEYPDALIPGVRHKVDVARRLIDDTKSLLLSVKARRGCG, from the coding sequence ATGAGCGGCGCGGGAGTGCCGAGGCTGGCTGAGATACGTGTAGACGAGCTGGCTCAGAGGTTTCGCGGCATTATATCCGAGATAGACGCTGTGCTCTCCAGGAGGGAGGAGGCTAGGGATAGCCTGATAAAGACCGGCCGGGACATTATCAAGATGTCCGGCTGGGCTATAAATGCTCTTCACCGGGGCCTCGTCGATGAGGCGCGTGGCTACATTGAGGATATGGATAGGATTGTTAAAGAGTTCCTGAAGCTTGCCAGGAGCGATAGCTTCCTGCTGGAGAGCGGCTTCGTTTACAACGTCTTAGCAGAGTATGTCGAGGCCAGAGTGTTCTACAGCATAGTGGTTGAGGGGAAGATACCCAGCCACCACGACCTTGGAGTGGGAGAGGTCCCCTACCTCCAGGGGCTGGGCGACGTCCTAGGGGAGCTCCGCCGCCTTGCACTAGACCTTATGCGTTCCGACAGGCTGGAGGAGGCAGAGGTAGTACTTGACCTAATGGAAGCCCTCTACTACGAGATGCGTGCACTAGAGTACCCTGATGCGCTCATACCAGGCGTCAGGCATAAGGTTGACGTAGCACGGCGGCTCATAGATGATACTAAGTCTCTGCTCCTCAGCGTAAAGGCTAGGAGGGGATGCGGGTAG